One Misgurnus anguillicaudatus chromosome 20, ASM2758022v2, whole genome shotgun sequence DNA segment encodes these proteins:
- the LOC129455306 gene encoding uncharacterized protein — translation MEIEIQDGSENTLPNDSIHPPKRGRGRPRGSLNKKFTSEKAPTDNARTSKRVDFFAPEMIMKSKVKKRGRPKKTKIRGRPRKIPLTPEEESEKLHRQSIKRKRKLWKPLGRPRIHPIVGSNARKTKRGRGRPRKSEATAESPMRTDTDSGENEAPSSVEVSLGDANGIPRKRGRPSGTFKKKRGRPSGSAKVTNDGTPRKRGRPPGSGSKVKKVKAVDGSPRKRGRPRGSSNKVKIIRRAADGSPRKRGRPPGSGKKVIVTKKNKGDAPRKRGRPRKIKLCVPDDVDLDLSYAGTSTQHRKRGRPRLTVMLEKLPSTFEDEDKTEADDPSPKRFRNSDSPVQVENETTEEDPTTDEKNAEVTDEADNSIDCQKVNNVCEKEVGEGVGSGKFKKKK, via the coding sequence ATGGAAATTGAGATCCAAGATGGTTCAGAGAACACACTGCCCAACGACAGCATCCATCCACCCAAACGAGGACGAGGCAGACCACGGGGATCGCTCAACAAGAAATTCACTTCCGAGAAAGCGCCGACGGACAATGCCAGGACATCCAAAAGAGTGGACTTCTTTGCTCCTGAGATGATCATGAAGTCCAAGGTGAAGAAACGTGGTCGACCAAAGAAGACAAAAATCCGCGGCAGGCCGAGAAAGATCCCGCTTACGCCCGAGGAGGAATCGGAGAAACTTCATAGGCAGAGTATAAAACGCAAACGAAAATTGTGGAAGCCCCTTGGAAGGCCGCGGATTCATCCGATTGTAGGATCGAATGCCCGCAAGACCAAGAGGGGAAGAGGAAGGCCTCGGAAATCTGAAGCCACGGCAGAGTCGCCAATGCGAACCGATACAGACAGCGGAGAAAATGAAGCCCCGTCTAGTGTTGAAGTTAGCCTTGGCGATGCTAATGGCATTCCCCGAAAAAGAGGAAGGCCGTCGGGTACCTTTAAAAAGAAGAGGGGTCGGCCTTCCGGTTCTGCCAAAGTTACCAATGATGGGACTCCTCGGAAAAGAGGACGACCTCCAGGCTCCGGTTCCAAAGTAAAGAAAGTCAAGGCTGTGGATGGATCTCCTCGAAAGAGAGGTCGACCTCGGGGGTCTTCTAACAAAGTGAAGATCATAAGACGAGCAGCTGATGGATCTCCTCGAAAAAGAGGACGACCTCCAGGCTCCGGTAAAAAGGTCATCGTCACTAAAAAGAATAAAGGAGATGCTCCACGAAAGAGAGGACGACCCCGCAAAATTAAACTCTGCGTACCAGATGATGTAGATTTAGATCTTAGCTATGCTGGTACCAGCACTCAGCATCGTAAGAGAGGCCGTCCGAGACTGACGGTAATGCTCGAGAAACTTCCCTCAACATTCGAAGACGAAGACAAGACCGAGGCCGACGATCCCTCTCCCAAACGGTTCCGTAACTCTGATTCTCCGGTACAGGTTGAAAATGAAACCACGGAAGAAGATCCCACAACAGATGAGAAGAACGCAGAGGTCACAGATGAAGCAGACAACAGCATCGATTGTCAGAAAGTGAACAACGTATGCGAGAAGGAGGTTGGAGAGGGAGTGGGGTCAGGTAAattcaaaaaaaagaaatga